The window AATTGTCCTTGAACTTCCCGCAGACCATTCCCCTTTTTGATTTCATCCAGCAGCCGTCCGTACATCTCCCGTGACTTGGCGTCTTTTGTTCGGATCGTGAACATTTCCGAACTGCCGACGACGATAAGCAATTCCCGCGCCCGGGACAACGCGACATTCAACCGCCGGTAGTCTTTCGCAAACCCGATGCTACCGCTCTTTTCCCGATGATTCCGGACAAAGCTCAGCACGATGACGTCCATTTCCATCCCTTGGAATTTATCCACCGATCCAGTCCGGCAATGCAGATGCCGGGGAATCAATTCTTGCTGGATTAACCGATCGATGCGCTTCACTTGCTCCCCGTAGAAACTGATGACGCCCACGCTTTTCCGATCATCCGGATGGAATCGGCCTTGCTGTTTCGCCGTCCCGACGCTTTCGTCCAAATCCTCCAGCAAGTCACGGATCACATTCAATTCCGCTTGATTGTACAGGCTGGTGCCCCCTTTCGCCTTCTCCTCGTAAAACGCTGGGGCATTCGGCAGATCGAACCAAAGCAGATGATCCTTCCTCTTGATATGACGGGATTCCAGCAAATGATCCCGCACTGTGTCCGAATCGTCCAAACCGCAAAGCAAGCGGGAATCGCCTTCCTCGTAAAACGGCGCAATCGTCTCCATGATGCTTTCGTGCATCCGATATTGAATGCCAAGCATCGTCTTGTTCTGCTTTGGCAACGTCCTGAAAAGCCGTTCGAATAAAGACTCTTTCAACAGCTTCTCGAGTTCCCGTTTCTCCTCTCGATCTTCAATCTCTTCCAGGAATTCATCCATCGTTTCCTGACCGACGAGCGGCGGCAGCTGATGATGATCCCCAACTAATATGATCTTTTTCCCTTTCAGTATCGGCAACAATAACTCGGGTGGGGTCGCTTTCGAAACTTCATCGATGATGACAACATCGAAGTCTGGATATTCTTCCATGAAGTCCCGCCGGGCGGATGCGACACAAGTCGTCCCGATGACATTGGCATGCCGGACATACAACTTCCTGATTTCATCGAGGTCATAATCGTTCGCCTCTTGTAATAAAGAAACCCATTTTTCCTGCAATGCCATCGTAATGGGCAAGCGCTCTTGTTCCCGCTCCCATTCCGCCATTCGTGCGGATAGTTCCTTCATTTTAGTTTGTACTTGTTGTTGCTCCGCTTCGGGTTGTTGCTCTAAAAGTGCGGCCAGCTCCTGCTGACGCGCTTCAAGGTCATTCATTTGAAGGCGGTATTTTTCGATTTCCGCAGTCCGTGCCAGATGCGCTTCTGTATTTGTTTCAATCCGATTTGCCACATCCTGCTGTTGCTTCTTTTTCGCTTCCAGCTCCATAGATTTTTCATTCCAGATGGCTATCGTTTCTTCATATGAAGCGACCATTTTCTCCATATCAGCCAGTTGTTCGATTTTTTCCGCCAAGTAGGCCGTTTCGTCAAATTCTCCAATGACGGCAAGTTGGGCGGAGCTTGCTGTTCGCATGTCCAGCAGTTTACTTTCCTCTGCTTCCGCATTTGCCTGCAAGCTCGTCAATTCCTGTTCCGTTTGATAAATGGCCAGTTTCACTTGTTCGGCAATGCCCTCTTTAACCCGATGGAACAACGATTTCGATTCGTTCACTGCGGCCAGCTGTGTTTCCGTATACCATTTCCGATCCTTTAAAATGTTGAAAGCAGTGGCGACGTTTTCGAGGATTTCAAATTTCTTGGGGGAATATGTCCGTACCGCCAGAGCTTGCTTATGATCCGGCCTTACGATGTAACGGCCGATATTGTCGATCAAGGCATTGATATCCCGCAGGGCGGTGTATCGACGGTTGGCCGGGACTGGATACTGTTGGATCTGCTTCCAAAAGCCTTCCCGTACTAATATTTTCTCGATCATTTCCAATGCTTTGTCCAGACGATCGCTCAACTCGAGCCACTCCGTATAGGAGGATTTTTCCTCCTGGATGGTGGCGACCAGCCGGTTGAGTTCCTTCATGTTTCGAAGGGTCTCATCATTCGGCATGATCCCGATTTCCGCTAGCTGGTTTTTTAATGAATCCAATTTGGTCAAGGCAGGCAGATTTTCGGAGAAAGCCCGCAATTGGATGGCATTGCGCTGCTTCGTTTCCATTTCCCGACGCAATGTTTCCAACGAAGTGCTCAGCATATCAATCTGCTGCAATGTTTCCCGGTAGGCGATTTCATTGCGCAAGTGAGCCATTTGCCCTTTCAAGCGTTCGATTTCAGAATTCTGTTCCAGCTTGTCGCTGTTTACATGAAGAAACGCTTCGATTTGCTCGATTTCTTCATCGAGTTGTTCGGCGGATCGGCTCAGCTCAGCTTTCGCTTGAACAAGGTTTTCAAGTTCCTTATGGAGCTCTTCCGTCTTGGCGTTCAAGCGATTCCACTCTTTCACAATGGTTTGCTGCTCGGTATGGGCCGCCTCTTTTAAACGAATCCGCTCAGCGATGGACTCTAAATCTTGGACATATTTTTCTTTGCGCTGCACGCCTTGGTCGAGCTCCCGCTCCAACTGATTTTTCCGTTCTGCGTGGGAAAGGAGATGCTCCTGCACCGCGCGCAACGTTTGGTCCCTCCAATGGGAAGCGACATTTTCCTCGATGAACCGTTTCCCCTCTTCTTCGATGCTCTCCGTCCTGCCATAGCGCAAAATCCGGATATCTTGGTGGGTCAGCAATCTGCCCAGGGCGTTGTCGACCGCCAGATTCGCTTGAGAAGCGACGAGGGTACGGAGGCCGGCTTTCACATTTTGATGGCAAATCTCCGAAATGACCGTCGTTTTTCCTGTCCCGGGAGGCCCTTGGATGACATATAGATCATTCGCTGTCATTGCTCCCGTGACCGCTTCCCTTTGGAATTCATTCAAATTGTTATGGAATTCGAGGTCGAGCTGTTTTTTGGAAATACGGACGACCGGGCGTTCTTCAAACAGGATCTTCTCCAAGTTCGGATTGGCGGCGAGCCCGTCTTGAAGGTCCTTAAAGCCTTTCCGCAGCCGTTTCACTTGGCTTAATTCCGCAAAATTGCTGAAAACGAGTTCCTGCTGGTTGGCGGATGGCCATTCCTGTCGGCGGGCCATGGCCTGATATTTGCGGTTTAATTCAATCTCCACAATGCTTTGCGATCGGTTCGCTTGGACGACTTGGCCAAAATCATGCGACTGCCCTTTGAACTTCGCGCTAAATCCCGTGATCGTTTTCCATTCATTCGCCTTCAATCCATGACAACTAACACGCAATTTGCTGAAATCCTCATTCAATCGGGCTTTTGTGAATGAAGTGATGACATCTTCTGCATCCGCATTGCGTTCCTGGATACGCAAATAACCTTCCCAGCTGGAAATCCGTTTCTGGACATACTCCGAACGCTCCGCCGCCACGGGCAGCTCCCGGAGGCTCGTATACAATTCAATCGGCAAAGGCATCGGACGGCCGATCTGAAATTTCAACCGGGTGGAGAAACGGCGATTCGTGCGGACCGGTTCGGAACGGCCTCTTACATGAAAACCGGTTGCCAGAAAACCGTCATTTTTACTGACACATTCCATCACCGCCACCCTGCCGTTCAAATGGGCAGCCAAAGCCTCATTCATTTCATTATCAAAGAAAACCGAAAACGCCATGTTCCCATGTTTGTTGATCGGCCCCTTTTCAATATGTACGTCAAACGCCTGCTGCATCGCAAAAAAGGCGAATTCATCTTTCGCATATTTGGAAATCCCCCTGCGGGCATTGTCCGTCACACTGAGACCGCAGGAGAATACTGACTGTTTCAAAACTGCTTGCTCCACGTTCATGCCTACTTTCCACGATCCTGATAGTTCAAGAAACCATTTCTCTATCATATCATGGACAGCGAAACCGGTGCCAGGCACCAAAACAAACGCGAAAGTTCAAACATTCATGATTGTTTAAACAAACATGAATGTTTGAGTGCCTGGCACCAAAAAAGCACAAGAGAGCATGGTTGCGTCTCTTGTGCTTATGGCCATCCCAATGACTTTTAGTTGACTGCCTGTTTTTTCACTTTCTCCAAATGACGCTCCATCTGTCCCAAATGTCCTTCTACATGTTTGATTAGCAGATGGTCGATCAGGAAAGATAGCGGTTTGCCATCGAAGTTTGGATTGTAGCTTGGAGCGGTTTTCGCCAAATCTTCTTCCTGCACATTCGAGAACGCCTGGTCAACAAGAGGCATGAGCGCTTGTAGACGACGCGTCGCCTCTTCGGCTGTCACACCCGACACATAGGTTTCCTCGACAGCTGCCAAGCGCCGGACATGTTCGTGGTTGCGTCCCCATTTTGCTCCTGGCACGATCAACAACGCTTCCAAATCCGCTGCCCAGAACTCCACCGCTTCGATGACATGGCTCGCAATTTGCATGACAGACCATTCTTCTTCGGATGGTTTTTGGTACAATAACGAGGTATCTGCCGCTCCGATCAATTTCACCATTTCCTGGATTGCCGCATTCATGCTCTTCGAACCTTCTTGCAACTTTTCAATTGTCATCCTATCCAATTCCCTTCTCTAATTCATTGCCACCGCTAATTTCTTCCTGTTCTTTGCTGTCAAATCACTGGTGGTGTCTTGTCCATTATACTAGACTTGTAAAAGTTACGCGATAATTCAATACTGCCTTACACTTTCGATAAAACCTTGACGCCTCGGCTGTCTGCGTATACATCCACCGTCGTGCGAGCATAGTACGCTGTAGGAGGTGACCGACGATGAATAAGAATAATAAAAAGACGATGAACGAGAGAACGCACAATCCCCATCACGTCTACAAAGACAATCGCAACAGCAACAGCAATACGAATAACCAGTATGAAAACCGGAGTCAAGAGTTCGCAGCGGACTTTGGTGACAACAGCAGGAATGCTAAAACGCGAGATCACGAATGAGGGATTAGGAAAATGCCAGGGGCCATTTTATTTTGGTCTCTGGTATTGTTTTGTAATGACGCTTGTAGTGGTGACTGTCACCTTTACTATCACCTTTGCTACACAGACCACTTGATAAAATAGTCCATTCCCGAATAAACTTAAAGTATAGTGTAGACAAATCAGTGGAATCAGCCAAAATATGATATAATTCTTACTGAAAATGAATTTGTACCGACAGCAGCCATTCGCCATGGAATGGTTTCTTTTTATTTCCAATACGGACTATTTCACTTGAAAGGACACACTATGCTAAAACAATTTTTCTCCTATTACAAACCGCACCGCAGATTGTTCATCATCGACTTTTCGAGTGCGGTGTTCGTCGCTTTGCTGGAGCTCGTCTTTCCGGTGGCCGTCCAATGGTTCATCGACAGCCTGCTCCCTTCCGGTGATTGGGGACGAATCACGACGGTCAGCGTTCTTTTGCTCTTTATATACATATTGAGCACGTTTCTGCAATTCATCGTCAACTATCTTGGCCATAAGCTCGGCATCAATATCGAAACGGATATGCGCCGGGAACTGTTCGAACATGTCCAGCGGCAGTCGTTCCGGTTTTTCGACAATACGAAGACCGGCCATATTATGACCCGCATCACAACCGATCTGTTCGATATCGGTGAATTTGCGCATCACGGGCCGGAAGATGCCTTCATCGCCATCATGACCATCGTCGGCGCCTTCGGACTCATGTATTCCATCAATCCGGAGCTGGCGCTCATCACACTTGTCATGGTGCCCGTTCTAATTGTAATTATCACGTACTGCAATAAGAAGATGAACGCCGCCTGGCATAATATGTACGGCAAAATCGCCGAAGTAAACGGACGCGTGGAAGATTCGGTCTCCGGGTCCCGCGTCGTGAAATCTTTCACGAACGAAGATTTTGAAATGAAGCGGTTCAATCAAGACAATGGCAATTTCAGGTTGGCGAAGTTGGTTGCCTATAAAGTGATGTCGTGGACCTCCTCTTCGATCTATATGTCGACCCGGATTATGACTCTCGTCGTCTTGGTCGTCGGCTCTTGGTTTACGTTCAACGGGCAATTGACATCCGGAGAGTTTGTCAGTTTCATCCTGTTCGTCAATATTCTGACGAAGCCAATCGATAAAATTAGTGCATTGCTCGAAATGTATCCGAAAGGGATGGCTGGGTTCAGTCGATTCCGCCAACTGATGAACGAAGAACCGGACATTCAAGACGCGCCGGACGCCATCGATGTCCCCCATTTGAACGGTGACATCCAACTGGCAGACGTCACGTTCGGCTACGACGGCAATAAACCCGTGCTCCAAAACATCAGCCTGTCGATCAAAGCCGGACAGACGGTCGCCTTCGTCGGTCCGTCAGGCGCAGGAAAAACGACGATTTGCTCCCTCATCCCGCGTTTCTATGATGTACATGAAGGACAGATCACGATTGACGGACTTGATATCCGCCAGATGACACAGAAGTCACTGCGCAGCCAAATCGGCATCGTCCAGCAAGACGTATTCCTCTTTACCGGGACGGTCAAAGAGAACATTGCATACGGCAAGCTCGATGCGACGGATGAAGAGATTTTCGAAGCGGCAAAACGGGCACATCTGGAAGAATTCATCGCGAATTTACCAGATGGGTACGAAACCCAGATCGGCGAACGCGGATTGAAACTGTCCGGCGGGCAGAAACAGCGCCTCGCCATCGCCCGCATGTTCCTGAAGAACCCGCCGATCCTCATCTTGGACGAAGCGACGTCCGCCCTCGACACGGAGACGGAACGCATTATCCAGGAATCGCTCGAGGAGCTGTCCGAAAACCGGACGACGCTCGTCATCGCACACCGTCTTACGACCATCCGCAATGCCGACCGCGTCATCGTCGTGACACCGGACGGTATCGAAGAGGAAGGTACCTATACGGAACTCGTCGAACAAGGCGGCATGTTCGCCAGACTGCATGCAAATCAAATGTAAGGGAAGATAAAAAACGGTGCCTGTTTGATAACCATTCGTATCATCATGAATGCTCATCGAACAGGCACTGCTTCTCGGCTTCCGCAGCCCGTTTCACCTTTTGGGCGTGCTGAGCGATAAATTGTCTCATATAGTTTTCCAGAAACAACAAGTCTGCCACTTTACCGAATATGCCAAAAGGAGATTGATACGAGACGGTATCCTTCATCCTCGTTCCCGTGCCGCTTGGAATGAATTCATGCGTATGCTGGAAAGATTGGAAAGGACCTTGGACCATGGCGTCGGTGAATTTGCATGGATTGTCCATCTCTATGATTCGTGACTTCAATTTTTGTTTTATTCCGAAATGGCTCACTTCCCAGGTGACGGAATCGCCAAGCCCCATCAATCCGGACGTAACCCCACCAATCGCCTTTTGTTTCGTAAGCATCGTTTTCCCCGAATGGATCTCCACCGTTCTGGCCAGATCGAAACAAACTTGAATGGAAGCGTCAATTGAAATTTCATGTTCGATAACCGGCATGAAGTCAACCCCTCTTTGAAGTAGATACTTTTTATTCTTCCCGAAAATTAGGTTAATGGAACGTAAAGTTCAGGGAAAAAGGGCGCCCCTCATGAATCATCTACTATCATCCTATCTGGAGACTGAGTTTTCCAAAAACATCGACGGTGACTGTCTTCCCTACAAATGATAGACTGGTAGGGGATAAATACATAATGGGAGGAAAGCAGAATGTCAATTATAACAGGCCTGCAAGAGCGCAGGGCGATACGGAATTACGATGGACGGGACGTGGAAGACGATAAAATCCGCCAATTGCTGGAAGCCGCCACGTGGGCGCCAAACGACCGACTGCGGGAGCCTTGGACATTTTACGTAGTAAAAGGCGAAGCGAAAGAACGGTATAATCAGCTGGCGGAGGAGTTTTTGCAAGATCGTTTCCCGACGAAGCCCCATTTAATCGAAAGTTCACTGAAAGTGGTGCTGAGCACGCCAGTTCATATTATTGTGACGAGCGATATCGTGCCCGATGATCCGGACGCCACAAAAGACAATGTTTTTGCGGTCAGCTGCGCCATCCACTCGATGTGGCTCGCTGCACATGACCTCGGCCTTGGGTTTGTCTGGCGGACGCGCGGAGTCGGCCTCGTGCATGACGAACGGCTTCACCGATTCATCGGCTCGCCGGAAAATAAACAAATCATCGGCAACTTGTTCATCGGCTACCCGGATCCCGAATCACTCGCCAAACTGAAAACTCCGGCACGCACGCCATATGAGGAGAAAACCGTCTGGTTGGATATGTAATAAGGTGACAGTCCCCTTTACAATTCGGACACTATTCTGAATCGTTTCCGAATTATTTGGGTGACTGGCACCTTTTCAATGTCCTTTTATGAACGTACCCTGTAAACACTTCCCATGGCCTTGGCCCTCCTCCGCCAGGCAATCCTCTTAAAGCTCAAAATGCTAATAAGACTGATGATATACCAACGTTTACAAAGGTTTTTAGGTTCAAGTTGGTTCAAAACAATCAGGGCAAGTTTTTATATAATTACTTAATTTTTGGTAAGGCGTTTTTAAATCTTGTAATCAAACCGTTTTCGGTATATAATTTAGTTAACTTAACTAAACTAAGGAGTTTTGAAAATGGAAAAAGAGATAGTTTCAAACGAAGATAAGCAAAAAAAACCATTCCTTTTTAAACTTGGAATAGGGCTTCTAATCCTTTATCCAATACTATGGGGATTTGCTGCCATCGTACCATTTACCCCATTTCCAACCCACATTAAGGCCACTGTTATTACAGTATGTATAGTAGTGGGAGAAATCTTTTTTTTGATAGGTGTTGCCTTTGTCGGCAAAGAAATAGTGACTAAATATAAAAGTAAGTTAAACCCAAAAAATTGGAGAAGAAAAGGCGGTAAACAAAAAGATGAAAAATGAAAACCTACCTGAGGAAATTAATCAAGCACTTGAAGAACTATGGCTGTTACTTGAAGCAAAAGAAAGAGATTTCACAAATTTCCAATTAAATAATCAGCAATATACGATATTAACATTAATTATTCGGCATCCATCATCCACTCCTACAGAGTTAGCAGAAAAAATGAATATTACCAAAAGCGCTATCAGCCAACAGTTAGTAAAACTTGAAATGGATGATTATATTTATAGAAAACAACATTCAGAAGATAAGCGTACATTTTCGGTTGAATTAGGCAAAAAAGGATTGCTTTATAAAAAAGAAATGGAAAGATTTATGCAGCAGATTACCGAAAAATATTATGCGAGTCTATCACCCGAAGAATTAACAAACTTTTTATCCGCACTGCAAAAGCTAACAAAAGTAATTAATGAACTGTAGGGATTATTGTAAAGGTGACAGCCCCCTTTTTATTTCGGACACTTCTGAATTGTTTCCGAATTGTTTGATGACTGTCACCTTTGCATATTTTCGTTGGCTAGTGAGTAAAGTTGAATATATCCATGCAAAGGAGTGATCGAATGGCAAAATGCAAATCCTGTGGTGCAGATAAATCCCAATGCAAGTCTTGTAAGAAATGCTGATCGTTTCCCCTCTTCCGCAATCGAAAGATCGTACCCGATCATAAATGGGTACCGGTTTTACACTTGCTTCGCCCATCTTCATTTTCATATACAATAGGATAGCTTTTTATAATAGAAGGGAGGCGAGAATCTGTTGCCAGGCTTGGAATTCATTCTTATGAATCAGTTGACATGGAATTGGCCGTTGCTCCTTACGCTACTTGGCATTGTTGCCCTATATCTGTTTGCCGTCCATCGATACGCCAAAGGGAAAACAATTCTCCTGCAACCCTTCTGCTTTTTCACAGGCTGTTTGCTTCTGCTGCTAGTCGTCGTTAGTCCTTTTGCAATTATCAGCCATGTCTCATTCAGTTTACATATGATTCAAATGAGCATCCTGTACTTCATCGTCCCGCCTCTTCTACTGTTAGGCATTCCGGAGCAACTGCTTCACCGCCTGCCGCGTTTGCCGAAGTCCAGCTGGCTGAAAATGAATCCCTTTCCCCGAAACATAGCTCTGTATACATTTGCTTCATTATTCCTCCTCTATCACACCCCATTCATCCTGACATTTCTTGTTGGCCATCCCTTATTACAAAACAGCTATTTGCTCCTTTTATTCGCTTTATCCTTTGGCATGTGGCATCCGATCGCGTCGCCCGATCCTTTGCTACGGTTATGCACTTGCAAAATGAAACAGTACACTTTTTGCAGCGGGCTTGCGATCACGCCGGCCTGTCTTTTATTTATCGGGGCGGCTATTTTGGAAAATACAAGCAACCCGTTACTCATGCAGCTGACCGCCCATATTTGCATCCCGTCTTCTTCAGGTAAACCGCCCATCCTCCCCTCGCCCTTTAACACGAAATACGACCAACTGCTGGCGGGCATTCTCATGATGGGATTGCATAAGTTCAGTTTGGCCATGGCCCTTCGGCTGGAACGCAAAATATCTGCACGCTTCTACGCGGAAGTGGAGAAGGAATATGGCGACTGTCAATAAGTTATACTTATGTATTTTTATAAATAACCTATATTTTTCTTATAGAACGGAGGATGATATAGTAAAGTAAAGAGATGGGAAGTGATTTACATTGAGAATTTTTGATGCTCATTTTCATATTATTGATTTTGATTTCCCAATTGTTGAAAACCAAGGATATTTGCCGCCTAGTTATGTTGTAGAAGACTATCAACAGGAAGCTGCTGAGTTGAATGTAGCAGGTGGAGCGATCGTCTCGGGTTCATTCCAAGGATTTGACCAAGAATATTTAGTAAACGCACTTAATAAAATGGGTTCCACATTTTGTGGTGTCACACAATTACCTTTTACGGTGACGGACGAAGAAATTATAAACTTACATGAAAAAGGGGTAAAAGCATTACGGTTTAATATAAAACGAGGCGGTTCAGAGGATCTATCAAAGCTCGATTACTTGGCGAGGAGAGTTTATGAGGTAGCTGGATGGCATAGCGAACTTTATATCGATGCAAAAGAATTACCCGAAATTGCATCGACTATTGAAAAGCTACCAGCTATTTCAATTGACCATTTAGGGCTGTCAGAAGAAGGCTTACCGCATTTATTACAATTAATTGATAAAGGCGTCCGAGTAAAAGCATCAGGTTTTGGGCGTGTGGAACTAGATGTCGAACATGCTTTAACATCTATTTATGCAACAAACCCGGATGCGCTAATGTTTGGAACAGATTTGCCCTCTACAAGAGCCAAAAGACCGTTTCAGTACGGAGACATTGAATTAATTCAACAGCTGTTTGACGAACAAGCTACTGATAAAATTCTGTATACCAATGCTTTCAATTGGTATTTCAAGTGATTTAGCACTTATGGATTTGGAATAAATTTTTTAATGGATGGATTCACGTAAAAACGGGGCCTGCGCAGGAACTATATCGTTCCTCACACAGGTCCTTTTTGTTGTAACCATTTTATTGCACTCCCGGCCATCCGCCTACATATCCTGTAGGAGATAAAGCCATTATTTCTTGGAAAGGATGAAGCGTTGAGTTCTTCCATCGATTATTCATTGCCGACGGCGCAGTTTGCTATTGATATGAATAAAAGCCCTTTTTTCAAAAAAGACGATCAGAATTACATTACAATTGCCGGTGTCGAGCAGCTGAACACGTTGAAAAATCTATCATTTCTTGACATTCACCTAAGCAAAGACAATGTCATTGAACCACATTATCATCAAAATGCGGAAGAGGTCGTCTATTGTATTGCAGGAGGCGTTTCAGTCGGTCTATTGAACCCATTCACGAAACAATACCAACATTATTCGCTATCCCCTGGGAAGCTTATTAATATTCCGCGCGGTTGGTGGCATTACGAAGTGGCCACGATGGAGGATACCCATTTGTTTGCTATTTTCGACGCCCCCACTCCGGAGATCATTCTCGGATCCGATTTCTTATCATTGACGCCCCCCGAGATCATGGCACACACCTATTGCCTGAACGAAACCCAATGGAAAAGAGCCATTTCCCCAATCAAGCCTTCGATGATAATCGGGCCGCCGATAGACTGCCGTCAAACGAACCCATATCCTTACCCGTATCCTTATTATTAGGTAACAGGGGGCCTAATTAAGTTCACTGGGGAAGCTCTTAGTTACTTCGCCGTTTGCCCGCCGTCCACGGCCAGATTGACGCCCGTAATGTAAGAAGCCTTGTCCGAACAAAGAAAAACTGCGGCTTGTGCCTGTTCTTCCGGGCGAGCCATCCGTCCGAGGGGAATGTCGTTTTCCACGTATTTGGCCTGTTCGGGCACTTCCTTTGACCACGCTTCCACGGAAGCCGTTAACGTCATGCCGGGACAGATGGAATTTACACGGATTCCCTGTTTTCCGTATTCCAGCGCGACGGACTTGGTCAACCCGTTAACAGCCCATTTTGCCGCACTGTAGGTCGCCAAATTTTCCGATCCGAGCAAGCCGGATGTGGACGCCGTATTGACAATCGCTCCGCCACCAGATTCCAGCATGGCGGGAATCTGATGTTTCAATGAAAAATAAAGGCTCGTCTGTGTAATCTGGACACAACGATCCCAGTCCGCCGTCTCGGTCTCCGCAATCGGTTTCGTAGGAGCACCGATTCCCGCGTTGTTATGAGCCCAATCCAAGCGACCATAATGGGACACTGTCCGTTTCACCAGATCGATGACTTGCTGTTCCTCCGCCACATTACAGTAAACAAAAATCGCGTCCCCGCCATTCGCTTCGATTTGGCGTACGGTTTCCATGCCGTCCTCTTCATTGATATCCGACACAACGAGCTTTGCCCCTTCTTCTGCGAACGCAAGCGCACTCGCCCGGCCGATTCCATTTCCCGCGGCTGTGACAATCCCGACTTTATCCTGCATCAATTTACCCATTCCCTTACCTCCCTTTTCATATAAACCCTATTTCGCTATGGGTGCGAAAAACCCTTTTTCGAGTGAATACTGATTCCCCAATCCCGCTTTTTTGCAGGGGTTTGCCACCCTAACCAGGCCGCGCCAACCTCA is drawn from Sporosarcina sp. FSL W7-1349 and contains these coding sequences:
- a CDS encoding cytochrome c oxidase assembly protein encodes the protein MPGLEFILMNQLTWNWPLLLTLLGIVALYLFAVHRYAKGKTILLQPFCFFTGCLLLLLVVVSPFAIISHVSFSLHMIQMSILYFIVPPLLLLGIPEQLLHRLPRLPKSSWLKMNPFPRNIALYTFASLFLLYHTPFILTFLVGHPLLQNSYLLLLFALSFGMWHPIASPDPLLRLCTCKMKQYTFCSGLAITPACLLFIGAAILENTSNPLLMQLTAHICIPSSSGKPPILPSPFNTKYDQLLAGILMMGLHKFSLAMALRLERKISARFYAEVEKEYGDCQ
- a CDS encoding amidohydrolase family protein, giving the protein MRIFDAHFHIIDFDFPIVENQGYLPPSYVVEDYQQEAAELNVAGGAIVSGSFQGFDQEYLVNALNKMGSTFCGVTQLPFTVTDEEIINLHEKGVKALRFNIKRGGSEDLSKLDYLARRVYEVAGWHSELYIDAKELPEIASTIEKLPAISIDHLGLSEEGLPHLLQLIDKGVRVKASGFGRVELDVEHALTSIYATNPDALMFGTDLPSTRAKRPFQYGDIELIQQLFDEQATDKILYTNAFNWYFK
- a CDS encoding cupin domain-containing protein, with translation MSSSIDYSLPTAQFAIDMNKSPFFKKDDQNYITIAGVEQLNTLKNLSFLDIHLSKDNVIEPHYHQNAEEVVYCIAGGVSVGLLNPFTKQYQHYSLSPGKLINIPRGWWHYEVATMEDTHLFAIFDAPTPEIILGSDFLSLTPPEIMAHTYCLNETQWKRAISPIKPSMIIGPPIDCRQTNPYPYPYPYY
- a CDS encoding SDR family NAD(P)-dependent oxidoreductase; its protein translation is MGKLMQDKVGIVTAAGNGIGRASALAFAEEGAKLVVSDINEEDGMETVRQIEANGGDAIFVYCNVAEEQQVIDLVKRTVSHYGRLDWAHNNAGIGAPTKPIAETETADWDRCVQITQTSLYFSLKHQIPAMLESGGGAIVNTASTSGLLGSENLATYSAAKWAVNGLTKSVALEYGKQGIRVNSICPGMTLTASVEAWSKEVPEQAKYVENDIPLGRMARPEEQAQAAVFLCSDKASYITGVNLAVDGGQTAK